From the genome of Amycolatopsis sp. NBC_01488, one region includes:
- a CDS encoding nitroreductase family deazaflavin-dependent oxidoreductase, with the protein MRGVFAGFGKSRAFAVLGRALVPADRLLLRISGGRVGVGAAVGLKTLLLTTIGRRSGEPRQVPLLYVERAGGYVVIGSNWGGEAHPAWSANLLAQPKATVAVGGRTGEVTGRLLTGDERQEMWDAVAAYWPAYDRYAVRAEHREIRVFLLEPVSR; encoded by the coding sequence TTGCGGGGTGTCTTCGCCGGGTTCGGGAAGAGCAGGGCGTTCGCGGTGCTCGGGCGGGCGCTCGTGCCCGCCGATCGGCTGCTGCTGCGGATCAGCGGTGGCCGGGTCGGCGTCGGCGCGGCCGTCGGACTGAAGACTCTCCTGCTCACCACGATCGGCCGCCGCAGTGGGGAACCCCGGCAGGTGCCGCTGCTCTACGTCGAGCGCGCGGGTGGTTACGTCGTCATCGGCTCCAACTGGGGCGGCGAGGCGCATCCCGCGTGGTCGGCGAACCTGCTGGCCCAGCCGAAGGCGACGGTCGCCGTCGGCGGCCGGACCGGCGAGGTCACCGGGCGGCTCCTGACCGGCGACGAGCGGCAGGAGATGTGGGACGCCGTCGCGGCGTACTGGCCCGCCTACGACCGCTACGCCGTGCGGGCCGAGCACCGCGAAATCCGCGTCTTCCTGCTGGAGCCCGTCAGCCGATGA
- a CDS encoding GNAT family N-acetyltransferase, which translates to MEIPLSTDRLVIRDWTVDDAEAAFEIYGAEDVTHWLTPAMERVGDIAAMRSVLHAWQETQPNLPPPRGRWAVERKEDGVVIGGLGIRLLPPFEEDLELSWQLSPGVWGQGYASEAATALIEWAFTQDTEELFAVARPNNTRAIAVAKRLGMQWVGETEKYYNLRLQVYRIRQTDLIG; encoded by the coding sequence ATGGAGATCCCGCTGAGCACCGACCGGCTCGTGATCCGGGACTGGACGGTGGACGACGCCGAAGCCGCGTTCGAGATCTACGGCGCGGAGGACGTGACGCACTGGCTGACCCCGGCCATGGAGCGCGTCGGCGACATCGCGGCGATGCGCTCGGTGCTGCACGCGTGGCAGGAAACGCAGCCGAACCTGCCGCCGCCGCGGGGGCGCTGGGCCGTCGAGCGCAAGGAGGACGGCGTGGTGATCGGCGGCCTCGGCATCCGGCTGCTGCCGCCGTTCGAAGAGGACCTCGAGCTCAGCTGGCAGCTCAGCCCCGGCGTCTGGGGCCAGGGCTACGCGTCCGAGGCGGCGACGGCGTTGATCGAGTGGGCGTTCACCCAGGACACCGAGGAGCTGTTCGCCGTCGCGCGGCCGAACAACACGCGTGCGATCGCCGTCGCGAAGCGGCTCGGCATGCAGTGGGTCGGCGAGACGGAGAAGTACTACAACTTGCGGCTGCAGGTGTACCGGATCCGTCAGACCGACCTCATCGGCTGA
- a CDS encoding glycosyltransferase family 4 protein has translation MLLVNWRDTGHPEGGGSERYVERMAEGLARAGYRVEIQCAAYPGATNGEWRDGVRYRRRGNKFGVYAHALRAIRRAGADLVVDVQNGMPFFARLVAGCPVLVLVHHVHKEQWISALGETLGRVGWWIESRLAPWLFRECRYATVSEVTKAELAGLGVERERVTVVPNGLDAPPECAAERDATPTLVAVSRLVPHKRIEHAIDVVARLARRWPDLKLEVVGQGPWDEVLRAHAASRGVADRVVLHGWVDEHAKHEILARSWLHLCPSVKEGWGIVIMEAAAHGVPSVAYRAAGGVAESIVEGRTGLLAEDFDDFTAQVDGLLADGLRRAEMGLAGAERAGQFSWDASVGQFASLVRDVSGRPAPRPRRLVPYRVPELVQQPRGGGRVEVLAAGPHGDRGGVPGGRRAERHA, from the coding sequence GTGCTCCTCGTCAACTGGCGCGACACCGGCCACCCCGAAGGCGGCGGGTCGGAGCGATACGTCGAGCGGATGGCCGAAGGGCTCGCGAGAGCCGGGTACCGGGTCGAAATCCAGTGCGCGGCCTACCCGGGCGCGACCAACGGCGAGTGGCGCGACGGCGTCCGCTACCGGCGGCGCGGCAACAAGTTCGGCGTGTACGCGCACGCGCTGCGCGCCATCCGCCGGGCCGGCGCCGACCTGGTGGTCGACGTGCAGAACGGGATGCCGTTCTTCGCCCGGCTGGTCGCCGGCTGTCCGGTGCTGGTGCTCGTGCACCACGTCCACAAGGAACAGTGGATCAGCGCGCTCGGCGAGACGCTGGGCCGGGTCGGCTGGTGGATCGAGTCGCGGCTGGCGCCGTGGCTGTTCCGCGAGTGCCGCTACGCCACGGTTTCCGAGGTCACCAAGGCGGAGCTGGCGGGCCTCGGGGTCGAGCGCGAGCGCGTCACCGTGGTGCCGAACGGGCTCGACGCGCCGCCGGAGTGCGCGGCCGAGCGCGACGCCACGCCGACGCTGGTCGCGGTGAGCAGGCTGGTGCCGCACAAGCGGATCGAGCACGCCATCGACGTCGTCGCGCGGCTGGCGCGGCGCTGGCCGGACCTGAAGCTCGAGGTCGTCGGCCAGGGGCCGTGGGACGAGGTCCTGCGCGCGCACGCGGCTTCGCGCGGGGTGGCGGACCGCGTCGTCCTGCACGGCTGGGTCGACGAGCACGCCAAGCACGAGATCCTCGCGCGGTCGTGGCTGCACCTGTGCCCGTCGGTCAAGGAGGGTTGGGGCATCGTCATCATGGAGGCCGCGGCGCACGGCGTCCCGTCGGTCGCCTACCGCGCGGCGGGCGGTGTCGCCGAGTCCATCGTGGAGGGTCGCACCGGCCTGCTGGCCGAGGACTTCGACGACTTCACCGCCCAGGTCGACGGCCTGCTCGCCGACGGGCTGCGCCGCGCGGAGATGGGCCTGGCCGGCGCCGAGCGGGCCGGGCAGTTCAGCTGGGACGCGAGCGTCGGGCAGTTCGCGTCACTGGTCCGGGACGTCTCCGGACGCCCGGCGCCCCGGCCGCGGCGGCTGGTCCCGTACCGCGTCCCGGAACTCGTCCAGCAGCCGCGCGGCGGCGGCCGCGTCGAAGTCCTTGCGGCGGGCCCGCACGGTGACCGTGGTGGTGTCCCCGGTGGTCGCCGCGCCGAACGCCACGCCTGA
- a CDS encoding glycosyl hydrolase family 28-related protein, translated as MARRTFGTVLAVVVTLLSVATPASAAARPVVTRAALDPALVAGRGANVGFLEQEAENARTDGVVIGPDRSAYTLPSEASGRRAVRLAPGQYVEFTLPAAANAITVRYSIPDAPHGGGITAPLDVTVNGAQRQRMTLTSQYSWLYNQYPFTNDPDAEMLHPDWWITECSCVPAATTPPPVITKPFRPSHFYDEQRLLLGSTHRAGDKVRLTASAGAAWTVVDLLDSELVAPPRVDRLAANVLLFGADPTGHRDSADALDRAIAFARRAHLKVYLPPGTYQVNRHILVDDVTIEGAGSWYTIVKGHEVALSTPAPDGSVHTGVGFYGDNASNVHLSGFAIEGDVRERVDTDQVNAIGGALSDSTVDGLYLHHTKVGMWFDGPMRNTRITGNVIADQVADGLNFHTGVTDSVVANNFVRNTGDDGLAMWSEKTQDARNTFDHNTVQTPVLANGIALYGGADNTVSGNLVADPIREGSAIQVGSRFGAEAFAGTLRIADNTTVRAGTFELNWKIGLGAIWFYALEKDIAADISVTGDHFLDTTYNAIMLVSDFPVKDKYTISGLRFADLRVDGTGTSVLSARSAGSASFRNVDARNVGAVAVNNCGSFNFPATGSEFSLTDLGGNESWLAPWLLPNTITCDDRPPVVPPPPPAGW; from the coding sequence ATGGCGCGACGCACCTTCGGAACCGTGCTCGCCGTGGTCGTCACCCTGCTTTCGGTGGCCACGCCCGCGTCGGCCGCCGCCCGGCCGGTCGTGACGCGGGCCGCGCTCGATCCGGCCCTGGTCGCCGGGCGCGGCGCGAACGTCGGCTTCCTCGAGCAGGAGGCGGAGAACGCCCGCACCGACGGCGTCGTGATCGGCCCGGACCGCTCGGCCTACACGCTCCCGTCCGAAGCGTCCGGTCGCCGGGCGGTCCGGCTGGCGCCAGGGCAGTACGTCGAGTTCACGCTGCCCGCGGCGGCGAACGCGATCACCGTCCGGTACAGCATCCCGGACGCGCCGCACGGCGGCGGGATCACCGCGCCGCTCGACGTCACCGTGAACGGCGCGCAGCGGCAGCGGATGACGCTGACCTCGCAGTACTCCTGGCTGTACAACCAGTACCCGTTCACCAACGACCCGGACGCGGAAATGCTGCACCCGGACTGGTGGATCACCGAGTGCTCGTGCGTCCCCGCGGCGACCACGCCGCCGCCGGTGATCACCAAACCGTTCCGCCCCAGCCACTTCTACGACGAGCAGCGGCTCCTGCTCGGCTCGACCCACCGGGCGGGCGACAAGGTGCGCCTGACCGCGTCGGCCGGTGCCGCGTGGACGGTCGTCGACCTGCTCGACTCCGAACTCGTCGCGCCGCCGCGCGTGGACCGCTTGGCGGCCAACGTGCTCCTCTTCGGCGCCGACCCGACCGGCCACCGCGACTCGGCCGACGCGCTCGACCGCGCCATCGCCTTCGCCCGGCGCGCGCACCTCAAGGTGTACCTGCCGCCGGGGACCTACCAGGTCAACCGGCACATCCTCGTCGACGACGTCACGATCGAAGGCGCCGGCAGCTGGTACACGATCGTCAAGGGACACGAGGTGGCACTGAGCACCCCGGCGCCCGACGGTTCGGTGCACACCGGAGTCGGCTTCTACGGCGACAACGCGTCGAACGTCCACCTTTCGGGGTTCGCGATCGAGGGTGACGTCCGGGAGCGCGTCGACACCGACCAGGTCAACGCGATCGGCGGCGCGCTCAGCGATTCCACTGTGGACGGTCTGTACCTGCACCACACCAAGGTCGGCATGTGGTTCGACGGGCCGATGCGGAACACGCGGATCACCGGCAACGTCATCGCCGACCAGGTCGCCGACGGGCTGAACTTCCACACGGGCGTGACGGATTCGGTGGTGGCGAACAACTTCGTCCGCAACACCGGCGACGACGGCCTGGCCATGTGGTCGGAGAAGACCCAGGATGCGCGGAACACGTTCGACCACAACACCGTCCAGACACCGGTGCTGGCCAACGGCATCGCTCTGTACGGCGGCGCGGACAACACCGTGTCGGGCAACCTGGTCGCCGATCCGATCCGCGAAGGCAGTGCGATCCAGGTCGGCTCGCGGTTCGGCGCGGAAGCATTCGCGGGGACGCTGCGGATCGCGGACAACACGACGGTCCGGGCGGGGACGTTCGAGCTGAACTGGAAGATCGGGCTCGGCGCGATCTGGTTCTACGCGCTGGAGAAGGACATCGCCGCGGACATCTCGGTGACCGGCGATCACTTCCTCGACACCACCTACAACGCGATCATGCTGGTCAGCGACTTCCCGGTGAAGGACAAGTACACGATCAGCGGGCTCCGGTTCGCGGACCTGCGGGTCGACGGCACCGGGACGTCGGTCCTCAGCGCCCGGTCGGCGGGGTCGGCGTCGTTCCGGAACGTCGACGCGCGCAACGTCGGTGCCGTGGCGGTGAACAACTGCGGGTCGTTCAACTTCCCGGCCACGGGATCGGAGTTCTCGCTGACGGACCTGGGCGGCAACGAGAGCTGGCTGGCGCCCTGGCTGCTCCCGAACACGATCACCTGTGACGACCGGCCGCCGGTCGTCCCGCCTCCGCCGCCGGCCGGCTGGTGA
- a CDS encoding DUF3068 domain-containing protein, with amino-acid sequence MRRAFGLILLALGVFAVAGAVLLPTYVYPKLAKVPLDQDSTSVLEGTASKVLAVTDNGSGPVSQIRDNAKLTATAHVQANFSAPEMHQDTDYAVWLLAVQVTDDADGTVLSASKRQVCFDRRTGEGYDPHGVTDPQCDAHSSYVTQLQDKADKDGQKPPETTIDKAQPGLNFKFPFGTEQKDYKVYDDNTGTAVTARYTGTETVNGIETYKFVQDIPDTKLDSKKVPGSLVGSDQSTVDADLYYRGVTTMWVEPVTGVEVNQQQQQHQELRVGTSGSSTVVFDGTLAYSGKTISQMVDQINQNKGKLEFLSSTGPLWLGIGGGVLIIVAIVLLIRRRPAEPPAPPQRRHRVPVGADR; translated from the coding sequence TTGCGACGTGCTTTCGGCCTGATCTTGCTGGCATTGGGCGTTTTCGCGGTCGCGGGAGCGGTGCTCCTCCCCACCTACGTCTACCCCAAGCTCGCCAAGGTGCCCCTGGACCAGGACTCCACGTCGGTGCTCGAGGGCACCGCGAGCAAGGTCCTCGCCGTGACCGACAACGGGTCCGGCCCGGTCTCGCAGATCCGCGACAACGCGAAGCTGACCGCCACGGCGCACGTGCAGGCGAACTTCAGCGCGCCGGAGATGCACCAGGACACCGACTACGCGGTCTGGCTGCTCGCGGTGCAGGTCACCGACGACGCCGACGGCACGGTGCTCAGCGCGAGCAAGCGGCAGGTCTGTTTCGACCGGCGCACCGGTGAGGGCTACGACCCGCACGGCGTCACGGACCCGCAGTGCGACGCCCACAGCAGCTACGTCACCCAGTTGCAGGACAAGGCCGACAAGGACGGCCAGAAGCCGCCCGAGACGACCATCGACAAGGCGCAGCCCGGCCTGAACTTCAAGTTCCCCTTCGGCACCGAGCAGAAGGACTACAAGGTCTACGACGACAACACCGGCACGGCCGTCACCGCCCGCTACACCGGCACCGAGACGGTGAACGGGATCGAGACCTACAAGTTCGTCCAGGACATCCCCGACACGAAGCTCGACTCGAAGAAGGTGCCCGGCTCGCTGGTCGGCTCCGACCAGTCCACCGTGGACGCCGACCTCTACTACCGCGGCGTCACCACGATGTGGGTGGAGCCGGTCACCGGCGTCGAGGTCAACCAGCAGCAACAGCAGCACCAGGAGCTGCGCGTCGGCACCAGCGGCAGCTCGACGGTCGTGTTCGACGGGACACTCGCCTACAGCGGGAAGACCATCTCGCAGATGGTCGACCAGATCAACCAGAACAAGGGCAAGCTGGAGTTCCTCTCGAGCACCGGCCCGCTCTGGCTCGGCATCGGCGGTGGCGTGCTGATCATCGTCGCGATCGTCCTGCTGATCCGGCGGCGGCCCGCCGAACCGCCCGCCCCGCCGCAGCGGCGGCACCGGGTGCCGGTCGGCGCGGACCGCTGA
- a CDS encoding DUF2975 domain-containing protein: MLTERRAVAALRVFLVVLFGVLLVFQTLSLPGGIAYSTSQNPHDANLRWPLTAIAVFLVLCVQVVLVATWKLLTLVKKDRIFTTASLKWVDAIVWAVAAAWVVVGMLVFVGFNADDPGMPMVLTLVTVGITVLGLLMVVMRALLRQATTLRSDLEAVI; the protein is encoded by the coding sequence ATGCTCACCGAAAGACGCGCCGTTGCCGCGCTCCGGGTCTTCCTGGTCGTGCTGTTCGGCGTCCTCCTCGTGTTCCAGACGCTCTCGCTGCCGGGCGGGATCGCCTACTCGACGAGCCAGAACCCGCACGACGCGAACCTGCGCTGGCCGCTGACCGCCATCGCGGTGTTCCTGGTGCTGTGCGTCCAGGTGGTGCTCGTCGCGACCTGGAAGCTGCTGACGTTGGTCAAGAAGGACCGCATCTTCACCACCGCGTCCCTGAAGTGGGTCGACGCGATCGTCTGGGCCGTGGCCGCGGCCTGGGTGGTCGTCGGCATGCTGGTCTTCGTCGGCTTCAACGCCGACGACCCCGGGATGCCGATGGTGCTGACCCTGGTGACCGTCGGCATCACCGTGCTCGGGCTGCTGATGGTGGTCATGCGCGCCCTGCTGCGGCAGGCCACCACCCTGCGCTCCGACCTGGAAGCGGTCATCTGA
- a CDS encoding helix-turn-helix domain-containing protein, with amino-acid sequence MAIVVRIDVELAKRKLSVGEFAEKVGLTPANVAVLKNGRAKAVRFSTLEAMCRVLGCQPGDLLEWVDD; translated from the coding sequence ATGGCGATCGTCGTGCGCATCGACGTCGAGCTGGCCAAGCGCAAGCTGAGCGTCGGGGAGTTCGCCGAGAAGGTCGGGCTGACCCCGGCCAACGTGGCGGTGCTGAAGAACGGCCGCGCGAAGGCGGTGCGCTTCAGCACCCTCGAAGCCATGTGCCGCGTGCTCGGCTGCCAGCCCGGCGACCTCCTGGAGTGGGTCGACGACTAG
- a CDS encoding class I SAM-dependent DNA methyltransferase: MTRPETAAEVFDALGKDYERAFPDQPGQHAVLAWLLDRLPARATVVDLGSGTGRPVAQTLSAAGHAVTGYDVSARMVEIARAEVPAARFEQADLRALTQPPGSLDVVAAFFSLLQLTRAELDAALEKAASWLAPGGCFVLGTIAADVEERDFRFLGHPVRTSSYPPETFVARLEGAGLEIAYREVVRYVPSHPEARPEEQFYLAACKPW, encoded by the coding sequence GTGACGCGCCCCGAAACCGCCGCCGAAGTCTTCGACGCGCTCGGCAAGGACTACGAACGCGCCTTCCCCGACCAGCCGGGACAGCACGCGGTGCTCGCCTGGCTGCTCGACCGCCTCCCCGCCCGCGCCACGGTCGTCGACCTCGGCTCGGGCACCGGCCGGCCGGTCGCGCAGACCCTTTCGGCCGCCGGGCACGCCGTCACCGGCTACGACGTTTCCGCGCGGATGGTGGAGATCGCGCGGGCCGAGGTCCCGGCCGCCCGGTTCGAGCAGGCCGATCTCCGCGCACTGACACAGCCGCCCGGGAGCCTGGACGTGGTCGCGGCGTTCTTCTCGCTGCTGCAGCTGACCCGCGCCGAACTCGATGCCGCGCTGGAGAAAGCGGCTTCCTGGCTCGCTCCCGGCGGCTGCTTCGTGCTCGGCACGATCGCGGCGGACGTGGAAGAGCGCGACTTCCGCTTCCTCGGGCACCCGGTCCGGACCAGCAGCTACCCGCCGGAGACCTTCGTCGCGCGGCTCGAAGGAGCCGGGCTGGAGATCGCCTACCGGGAAGTGGTGCGCTACGTGCCGAGCCACCCCGAGGCCCGACCGGAAGAGCAGTTCTACCTCGCCGCGTGCAAGCCTTGGTGA
- a CDS encoding PucR family transcriptional regulator has translation MGIEALARPVPREHRELVREMLSRLPEFADRLARLLSAEDEFYRQVDHAAPDELRQVCHANLERALTALAEGRGLALDAARKTGLVQARRGIPLPAVLRAFRIGGTFVYEALLELAGPEFLNPTRTIEINSYVWKAIDLYSDALTTAYEEVAAEPSHADARRLDDLLRGRLPSQADMEAAARELGLPTAGMFVVVVTERVEPDEHDTVEALLRARRWRSAWRPGGEAGLVAIDRIEDVRRLREVLGSLPVAAGMSKPFSGFPDVPDALHRARIARRSLPSGTAGVVVFGDSPVTTLVAAAPGMARDVVRAALAGVLALPGAERKVLLDTLLAWFAGHGSAKEAADRLFVHPNTVRYRLRRVQDLTKRDLTDPVDIGELYVALESVRLDPEPS, from the coding sequence ATGGGCATCGAAGCTCTGGCCAGGCCGGTACCTCGCGAACACCGCGAGCTGGTGCGCGAGATGCTGTCCAGGCTGCCCGAGTTCGCCGACCGGCTCGCCCGGCTCCTCAGCGCGGAAGACGAGTTCTACCGGCAGGTCGACCACGCCGCGCCCGACGAGCTGCGGCAGGTCTGCCACGCCAACCTCGAACGCGCGCTCACCGCGCTGGCCGAGGGCCGCGGCCTCGCCCTCGACGCCGCCCGCAAGACCGGGCTCGTCCAGGCGCGGCGGGGCATCCCGCTGCCCGCCGTGCTGCGCGCCTTCCGGATCGGCGGCACCTTCGTCTACGAGGCCCTGCTCGAGCTGGCCGGCCCGGAGTTCCTCAACCCCACCCGGACGATCGAGATCAACTCCTACGTCTGGAAGGCGATCGACCTCTACTCCGACGCGCTGACCACGGCGTACGAGGAGGTCGCGGCCGAGCCGTCGCACGCCGACGCGCGACGGCTGGACGACCTGCTCCGCGGCCGGCTCCCCAGCCAGGCCGACATGGAGGCCGCCGCCCGGGAGCTGGGCCTGCCGACCGCGGGCATGTTCGTCGTGGTGGTCACCGAACGCGTCGAGCCGGACGAGCACGACACCGTCGAGGCGCTGCTGCGTGCCCGCCGCTGGCGCTCGGCCTGGCGGCCCGGCGGCGAGGCGGGCCTGGTCGCGATCGACCGCATCGAGGACGTCCGGCGGCTGCGCGAAGTGCTCGGCTCGCTGCCCGTGGCGGCCGGGATGAGCAAGCCGTTCAGCGGCTTCCCCGACGTCCCGGACGCGCTGCACCGGGCCCGGATCGCCCGCCGCTCGCTGCCATCGGGGACGGCGGGTGTGGTGGTGTTCGGCGACTCGCCGGTGACGACGCTGGTCGCCGCCGCGCCGGGGATGGCCCGCGACGTCGTGCGGGCGGCGCTGGCCGGCGTGCTCGCCCTGCCCGGCGCCGAGCGCAAGGTCCTGCTCGACACGCTGCTCGCGTGGTTCGCCGGCCACGGCTCGGCGAAGGAGGCCGCGGACCGCTTGTTCGTGCACCCCAACACGGTCCGCTACCGGCTGCGCCGCGTGCAGGACCTGACCAAGCGCGACCTGACCGACCCGGTGGACATCGGCGAGCTGTACGTCGCACTCGAATCGGTACGGCTGGACCCGGAACCATCGTAG
- a CDS encoding class I SAM-dependent methyltransferase codes for MTLFRTFLTEQTDPDGFYSALAADSVRQLAAHAPLSGRTVLDVGGGPGYFSDAFRAAGAVYLGLDPDVGELSARGEPGENMIRASGTELPVRTGSVDVCYSSNVLEHVSEPWVMLDEMCRVTKPGGTVFASFTPWYSPWGGHETAPWHFFGGHYARRRYFRKLGKQPKNKFGESLFPVSVGAALRWAQATPLADLVAGYPRYHPGWAMWIVRVPGLREIASWNLVLVLRRR; via the coding sequence GTGACGCTGTTCCGCACGTTCCTCACCGAGCAGACCGACCCGGACGGCTTCTATTCCGCGCTGGCCGCCGACTCGGTCCGGCAATTGGCGGCACACGCTCCGCTGTCCGGGCGCACGGTCCTCGACGTCGGCGGCGGCCCCGGCTACTTCTCCGACGCGTTCCGCGCGGCCGGCGCCGTCTACCTCGGCCTCGACCCGGACGTCGGCGAGCTGTCCGCGCGGGGCGAGCCCGGCGAGAACATGATCCGCGCCAGCGGCACGGAACTGCCCGTGCGCACCGGGTCCGTCGACGTCTGCTACTCGTCGAACGTGCTCGAGCACGTCAGCGAGCCGTGGGTGATGCTCGACGAGATGTGCCGGGTCACCAAACCCGGCGGCACGGTCTTCGCGTCCTTCACGCCGTGGTACTCGCCGTGGGGCGGCCACGAGACCGCGCCGTGGCATTTCTTCGGCGGGCACTACGCCCGGCGGCGGTATTTCCGGAAACTCGGTAAGCAGCCGAAGAACAAATTCGGCGAAAGCCTGTTCCCGGTTTCGGTCGGCGCCGCGCTCCGCTGGGCGCAGGCGACGCCGCTGGCCGATTTGGTGGCCGGGTACCCGCGTTATCACCCGGGCTGGGCGATGTGGATCGTGCGGGTTCCCGGCCTCCGCGAAATCGCTTCCTGGAATCTGGTCCTGGTCCTGCGTCGACGGTGA